One genomic region from Lysobacterales bacterium encodes:
- a CDS encoding peptidase codes for MRLSSSLRVLFQSLLVSAVAVASVQGATITIVNIDGPDEGLNDPTPVAPLNSNPATTLGGQRLAVFQKAAEQWGALLTSDVEILVRAAFNPLTCSATSATLGSAGALSVVRDFPNAPQANVHYSIALANSLAGVDLAPTTEDINTQFNTSIDAGCLSGVAGWYYGLDPALDPVPADRTPLLPVVFHELAHGLGFQTFTNNATGAFFQGVPDAWTNFLADARTRTTWRAMASDADRAASAISDPNLVWIGPNVTADKERFLGFSPTLIISAPAAIAGNSPANPALFGPPVTAPGVSGEVAAALPALACDPLTNPTEISGKIALVDRGTCNFSIKVANAQAAGAIAVVVANNAATGLPGMGGADPTITIPSYGILQAAGQSIRSQLGTAPVTVTLGFNSELAGTNRGFVRMHAPAVLAPGSSVSHFTVDASPNLLMEPSLNRDIFEEVDLALALFRDIGWNDTGPPGVLMFSNGFESN; via the coding sequence GTGCGCCTTTCTTCCTCGCTTCGCGTTCTTTTTCAGAGCTTGCTAGTGTCGGCGGTGGCCGTTGCTTCCGTGCAGGGCGCCACCATCACTATCGTCAACATTGACGGGCCCGACGAGGGCCTCAATGACCCTACGCCCGTCGCCCCACTCAACTCGAACCCCGCCACGACCCTGGGCGGCCAGCGACTTGCAGTCTTCCAGAAGGCAGCAGAGCAATGGGGTGCGCTGCTCACCAGCGACGTCGAGATTCTCGTGCGCGCTGCCTTCAATCCGCTGACGTGTAGCGCTACCTCGGCCACGCTGGGGTCCGCAGGTGCGCTCAGCGTCGTACGCGATTTTCCCAATGCTCCCCAAGCAAACGTTCACTACTCGATCGCTTTGGCGAACTCGCTGGCTGGCGTCGATCTGGCGCCGACGACCGAGGACATCAACACGCAGTTCAACACCAGCATCGACGCCGGCTGCCTCTCGGGAGTAGCCGGTTGGTATTACGGCTTGGATCCTGCCCTTGACCCCGTTCCCGCTGACCGAACGCCGCTCCTTCCGGTGGTCTTCCACGAGCTAGCGCACGGGCTTGGTTTCCAGACGTTTACGAACAACGCCACAGGAGCGTTTTTTCAGGGCGTGCCGGACGCCTGGACCAACTTCCTTGCGGACGCGCGGACAAGAACCACCTGGCGCGCCATGGCGTCCGACGCTGACCGAGCGGCATCGGCCATCAGCGATCCCAACCTGGTTTGGATCGGCCCCAACGTGACTGCGGACAAAGAGCGCTTCCTCGGATTCTCTCCTACCCTCATCATTTCGGCGCCCGCAGCAATCGCAGGCAACTCCCCTGCTAACCCTGCCCTTTTCGGCCCTCCCGTCACTGCCCCTGGCGTTTCCGGGGAGGTGGCGGCTGCTCTGCCAGCGCTCGCGTGCGATCCGCTCACGAACCCGACGGAAATCTCGGGAAAGATCGCATTGGTCGATCGCGGCACCTGCAATTTCTCGATAAAGGTTGCGAACGCCCAAGCAGCGGGTGCGATTGCCGTCGTTGTGGCCAACAACGCCGCCACTGGACTGCCGGGCATGGGGGGGGCAGACCCCACCATCACGATTCCGTCCTACGGGATCCTCCAAGCAGCTGGTCAGTCGATCCGCAGTCAACTTGGCACCGCACCCGTGACCGTCACACTCGGCTTCAATAGCGAGCTGGCGGGAACCAACCGGGGCTTTGTGCGAATGCATGCCCCCGCTGTGTTGGCACCGGGCTCGTCGGTGTCCCATTTCACGGTCGATGCTTCGCCCAACCTGCTCATGGAGCCTTCGCTCAATCGCGACATCTTTGAGGAAGTAGACCTCGCATTGGCCTTGTTCCGCGACATTGGTTGGAACGACACGGGCCCGCCTGGAGTGTTGATGTTCTCGAACGGTTTTGAGTCCAACTGA
- a CDS encoding proprotein convertase P-domain-containing protein yields MDWDQGTTEGGSSGSGLWDQNKRLVGQLHGGSAACGNDLSDYYGRLSVSWNGGGSAATRLRDWLDPSGSGQTAIGGYRSGSTPPPPPSVALSNGVPVTGLAGAANAELRYTLSVPTGATNLRFVTSGGTGNADLYVRFGSAPTTATYDCRPLLGGNAETCNIATAQAGTYHVLVRGSSAFSGVSLTGSFTSGGGTQPSFFQNTTVFAIADNSTIESPITVSGRSGNAPSTLQVAVNISHTYQGDLKVDLLAPDGSVYVLHNRTGGSADNIVQTYTVNASSEVANGTWRLRVNDNANADTGSLNSWSLRF; encoded by the coding sequence ATCGACTGGGACCAGGGCACCACCGAAGGCGGCAGCTCGGGTTCGGGTCTGTGGGACCAGAACAAGCGCTTGGTCGGCCAGCTGCACGGCGGCTCGGCGGCCTGCGGCAACGATCTTTCCGACTACTACGGCCGGCTGTCGGTCTCGTGGAACGGCGGTGGCAGCGCGGCTACGCGACTGCGCGACTGGCTCGACCCGAGCGGCAGCGGCCAGACCGCGATTGGTGGCTATCGCAGCGGCAGCACGCCGCCACCCCCACCGAGTGTCGCGCTCAGCAACGGCGTACCGGTCACGGGTCTGGCCGGCGCGGCCAACGCCGAGTTGCGCTACACCTTGAGCGTGCCCACCGGCGCCACCAATCTGCGCTTTGTGACGAGCGGCGGCACGGGTAACGCCGATCTCTACGTCCGCTTCGGCAGCGCCCCGACCACGGCGACCTATGACTGCCGTCCGCTGCTCGGTGGTAACGCCGAAACCTGCAACATCGCGACGGCGCAGGCAGGCACCTACCACGTCCTGGTGCGCGGCTCTTCGGCCTTCTCCGGCGTCAGCCTCACCGGAAGCTTCACCAGCGGCGGCGGCACGCAGCCGAGCTTCTTCCAGAACACCACGGTGTTCGCCATCGCCGACAACAGCACCATCGAAAGCCCGATCACGGTCAGCGGCCGCAGCGGCAACGCGCCGTCGACCCTGCAGGTGGCAGTCAACATCTCGCACACCTATCAAGGCGATCTGAAGGTGGACCTGCTCGCGCCCGATGGCTCGGTCTATGTGCTGCACAATCGCACCGGCGGCAGCGCTGACAACATCGTCCAGACCTACACCGTGAACGCCTCCTCCGAAGTCGCCAACGGCACGTGGAGGCTGCGCGTGAACGACAACGCGAACGCAGACACCGGCAGCTTGAACAGCTGGAGCTTGAGGTTCTGA